One part of the Arabidopsis thaliana chromosome 1 sequence genome encodes these proteins:
- the SYP81 gene encoding syntaxin of plants 81, which yields MLKHRKDYVDLHRTTEQEKDSIEQEVAAFIKACKEQIDILINSIRNEEANSKGWLGLPADNFNADSIAHKHGVVLILSEKLHSVTAQFDQLRATRFQDIINRAMPRRKPKRVIKEATPINTTLGNSESIEPDEIQAQPRRLQQQQLLDDETQALQVELSNLLDGARQTETKMVEMSALNHLMATHVLQQAQQIEFLYDQAVEATKNVELGNKELSQAIQRNSSSRTFLLLFFFVLTFSVLFLDWYS from the exons ATGTTGAAGCATCGAAAGGATTATGTTGATCTGCACCGGACTACAGAACAGGAAAAGGATAGTATTGAACAAGAA GTTGCTGCTTTTATTAAAGCTTGCAAAGAACAGATCGATATTCTCATAAACAGTATTAGAAATGAAGAAGCAAACTCCAAAGGATGGCTTGGCCTCCCCGCAGATAACTTCAATGCTGATTCTATAGCACACAAACATGGAGTG GTTTTGATTCTGAGTGAGAAACTTCATTCAGTCACTGCCCAGTTTGATCAGCTTAGAGCTACTCGTTTCCAAGATATTATAAACAGAGCTATGCCGAGAAGAAAACCTAAGAGGGTCATAAAGGAAGCTACCCCAATTAATACAACTCTGGGAAATTCGGAGTCCATAGAACCGGATGAAATCCAGGCCCAACCTCGTagattacaacaacaacaacttctaGACGATGAAACACAAGCCCTTCAG GTAGAGCTAAGTAATCTTTTAGATGGTGCTAGGCAGACAGAAACTAAGATGGTGGAGATGTCTGCATTAAACCACTTGATGGCAACTCATGTTCTGCAGCAAGCCCAACAGATAGAGTTTCTTTATGACCAG GCAGTTGAGGCAACAAAGAACGTGGAGCTTGGAAACAAAGAGCTTTCTCAAGCAATCCAACgaaacagcagcagcagaaccTTTCTCTTACTGTTTTTCTTCGTCCTTACTTTCTCCGTCTTGTTCTTGGATTGGTACAGTTAA
- a CDS encoding Ubiquitin-conjugating enzyme family protein (Ubiquitin-conjugating enzyme family protein; CONTAINS InterPro DOMAIN/s: Ubiquitin-conjugating enzyme/RWD-like (InterPro:IPR016135), RWD (InterPro:IPR006575); Has 930 Blast hits to 928 proteins in 205 species: Archae - 0; Bacteria - 2; Metazoa - 543; Fungi - 220; Plants - 66; Viruses - 0; Other Eukaryotes - 99 (source: NCBI BLink).), translating to MTEYKQEQEMEIEALEAILMDEFKEIHSSESGLNTSNRCFQITVTPQDDELEELAIPPVQLALVFSHTENYPDEAPLLDVKSIRGIHVSDLTILKEKLEQEASENLGMAMIYTLVSSAKDWLSEHYGQDDAAEFAEVEAAKEDEVIVPHGEPVTLETFLAWRERYEAELALERAKLMPESALTAPKEKKLTGRQWFESGRGRGTVVIADEEDEEEDEEDIDFEDEDFEDDEEDMLEHYLAEKSDSSAPPTRT from the exons ATGACGG AGTATAAGCAGGAGCAGGAAATGGAGATTGAAGCTCTTGAAGCTATACTTATGGATGAGTTTAaag AAATTCATTCTAGTGAAAGTGGGCTTAATACTTCGAATCGATGCTTTCAGATTACAGTGACTCCTCAG GATGATGAACTGGAGGAATTAGCAATCCCACCAG TTCAGCTGGCTTTGGTTTTCTCGCACACAGAAAATTACCCGGACGAGGCTCCGCTTTTGGATGTTAAAAG TATTCGAGGAATCCATGTTAGTGACCTCACCATCTTGAAAGAGAAGCTTGAACAAGAG GCATCTGAAAATCTAGGTATGGCCATGATCTATACACTGGTCTCATCAGCAAAGGACTGGTTGTCTGAACACTATGGGCAAGATGATGCAGCTGAATTTGCCGAAGTAGAAGCTGCCAAAGAGGATGAG gTAATTGTCCCTCATGGAGAACCTGTTACGCTAGAGACATTTTTGGcgtggagagagagatatgagGCAGAGCTTGCACTTGAGCGAGCCAA GTTGATGCCGGAGTCTGCTCTTACAGCACctaaggagaagaagcttacaGGAAGACAGTGGTTCGAAAGTGGGAGAGGG AGAGGAACGGTGGTCATTGctgatgaggaagatgaggaggaagatgaggaagacATCGACTTTGAAGACGAAGACTTTGAAG atgacgaagaagacaTGCTTGAGCACTATTTGGCGGAGAAATCTGATTCTTCCGCTCCCCCAACAAGGACATGA
- the SYP81 gene encoding syntaxin of plants 81 (syntaxin of plants 81 (SYP81); INVOLVED IN: vesicle-mediated transport; LOCATED IN: membrane; EXPRESSED IN: 24 plant structures; EXPRESSED DURING: 15 growth stages; CONTAINS InterPro DOMAIN/s: t-SNARE (InterPro:IPR010989), SNARE-complex protein Syntaxin-18 N-terminal (InterPro:IPR019529); Has 429 Blast hits to 426 proteins in 142 species: Archae - 0; Bacteria - 0; Metazoa - 200; Fungi - 82; Plants - 110; Viruses - 0; Other Eukaryotes - 37 (source: NCBI BLink).) has translation MSRFRDRTEDFKDSVRNSAVSIGYNESKVASTMASFIIHKPKERSPFTKAAFKTLDSIKELELFMLKHRKDYVDLHRTTEQEKDSIEQEVAAFIKACKEQIDILINSIRNEEANSKGWLGLPADNFNADSIAHKHGVVLILSEKLHSVTAQFDQLRATRFQDIINRAMPRRKPKRVIKEATPINTTLGNSESIEPDEIQAQPRRLQQQQLLDDETQALQVELSNLLDGARQTETKMVEMSALNHLMATHVLQQAQQIEFLYDQAVEATKNVELGNKELSQAIQRNSSSRTFLLLFFFVLTFSVLFLDWYS, from the exons ATGTCGAGATTCAGAGACAGGACGGAGGATTTCAAGGATTCTGTTCGGAATTCCGCTGTTTCGATAGGTTATAATGAG TCTAAAGTGGCATCAACAATGGCGTCTTTTATTATACATAAGCCAAAGGAGAGATCGCCTTTCACGAAAGCTGCTTTCAAAACG CTTGATAGCATCAAGGAGTTGGAACTGTTTATGTTGAAGCATCGAAAGGATTATGTTGATCTGCACCGGACTACAGAACAGGAAAAGGATAGTATTGAACAAGAA GTTGCTGCTTTTATTAAAGCTTGCAAAGAACAGATCGATATTCTCATAAACAGTATTAGAAATGAAGAAGCAAACTCCAAAGGATGGCTTGGCCTCCCCGCAGATAACTTCAATGCTGATTCTATAGCACACAAACATGGAGTG GTTTTGATTCTGAGTGAGAAACTTCATTCAGTCACTGCCCAGTTTGATCAGCTTAGAGCTACTCGTTTCCAAGATATTATAAACAGAGCTATGCCGAGAAGAAAACCTAAGAGGGTCATAAAGGAAGCTACCCCAATTAATACAACTCTGGGAAATTCGGAGTCCATAGAACCGGATGAAATCCAGGCCCAACCTCGTagattacaacaacaacaacttctaGACGATGAAACACAAGCCCTTCAG GTAGAGCTAAGTAATCTTTTAGATGGTGCTAGGCAGACAGAAACTAAGATGGTGGAGATGTCTGCATTAAACCACTTGATGGCAACTCATGTTCTGCAGCAAGCCCAACAGATAGAGTTTCTTTATGACCAG GCAGTTGAGGCAACAAAGAACGTGGAGCTTGGAAACAAAGAGCTTTCTCAAGCAATCCAACgaaacagcagcagcagaaccTTTCTCTTACTGTTTTTCTTCGTCCTTACTTTCTCCGTCTTGTTCTTGGATTGGTACAGTTAA